The DNA sequence catatgatggaacacatgataacaagataaacacaaattgtcttcaatcccccttttggcctagcctaagcttggtgtgaaatacagcagttcagtttcagtccattaggaaattgcaccacaagaCCTTTATCTCCGCACAGAATAtttgctcctgtcctcacaaggagatctcgtcTCAACGGGTTGATAGGGCAaggtggtgaaatcaaaaaaaggtgcaacacagtctgtctggcaaaacgagtcactaatggcaccgaAAACGGTCTCTCCGGTCTCCCCAcgagctcgacggtgtcagatgagatcggcttcagtgataaattccatgagatagtggaacactgcctggtacctccggatAGTTGTGATaaggacagtccctttgccaatgaccataccctttgcaggcgtgacactgatctcggcctaagtacccgcctatcaagccgtatccctgcccgcctcgtctcccacacatgcctccccttggactgacccaatacgggtttatcggagcaaaatcttgttgcggacctaactgatctggctgcacctgtcgagaaaactgctgaaccatctgtttctcttccttttgtttatcattaagctttttcagtgcctcatctaactgcatttttaggagctgttcctgcgctgtcatcacctcctctttctttcccagttgtttaactttaaatgtgttgatgtggtgtgaaagatgtctctcccagacatccgccgtactgccTGGAAAATTCTCTTCAGTGGTCATGACTCGATCCACTATGTGGCAAAAGACCTTGAATGGTCATGAGAAACTCAAGTGCAACGTTCTATCCTACCCCCCGCCCTCCCTCAGCTTTATTTagttcctcttctcttctctcctctccctcagccTTCTTtagttcctctcctctccccctcagccttctgttcctctcttcctttcccctcccttagttcctctcctctcctttccccctctcctccctcagccttctgttcctctcttcctctccccttccctcctctcccctctctcagccttctttacttcctgtcctctcctcctctcccctccctcagccttctttacttcctgtcctgtcctgtcctgtcctgtcctgtcctgtcctgtcctgtcctctcctccctcagccttCTTtagttcctctcctctccccctctcctccctcagccatctgttcctctgttcctctcccctcccctcctctccaatCCCTCAGCCTTCTTTagttcctgtcctgtcctctcctcccctctcgtcCCTCAGCCTTCTTTAgtgcttctcctctcctctcctccctcagccttCTTtagttcctctcctctccccctctcctccctcagccttctgttcctctcttcctctcccctcccctcctctccaatCCCTCAGCCTTCTTTagttcctgtcctgtcctctcctcccctctcgtcCCTCAGCCTTCTTtagtgcctctcctctcctctcctctcctctcctctcctctcctctcctctcctctcctctcctctcctctcctctcctctcctctcctctcctctcctctcctctcctctcctctcctctcctctccttcagcctTTTTTAGTTCCTTTCCTCATCTCTTCTGCCTCCAGTTGCTCTGAAACAGCATAAGTTTTCTACagtcgtgtgtgtctgcctttGGGGTCTCAGTTCATATTTGCAGCTCCTAACATCCTCAGCCTTTGTtagttcctctcctctcctctcccctccccttcctcacACTGctttccatcctctcctccacttCTGTCTGGTTTCTTTTCTTGGCAGTGGCTTTTCACCTCGTCTCCAGCTTGATTCAGCGCAGGTCCCTGCAGCTCTGCGCAACAATGATGTGGTTGTGGTCCTGGTTGCACTTGGTACTCTGCTCCTGGAGCAGAGCCACCTGTTCGAGTTTGGACCTGGAGATGATCGAATGCAGCCTGGTTCGGACTCTACCGCCGAGCTGCACCTTTAGACCTCCGTGTTTTTCTTTGGCGGAGAATTTGACAAAGTTTATGAGTTTTATACTctacattagttaaaatgtgaaTAAACATTTTCACAGAAACTTTTACAGACATTTCAGTTATTTAATGGCTTTTTGAGGAAGAACAGAACCATCATTTTGTAAAATGTGAAGAATTCATCAGCTTTGTTCATCTTTGAGATTAACATCAGAACTAAAgcaaataacttttaaaacttCACGAAACACAATCATCAGAAAATGCAAAATGATGAATTCATCAATAATATGAGGGATATTCttgtaaatgtacattttttaattgatttttttaattttttagtCAGAAAACTTTCATTTCTGATTTTCTCTTATTCAGTATTAAAGTAAAACAGAATTCATTAATTTATAACAGCATTTTTGAGATTTTCTTTGTTCTTAAGGTAATacgatttatttgtttttttcagtcaTTATTTCTTGAAGTACAAACTGATCCAAGGtatagttttctgtgtcaactggactgtttttcttctcttttgaagacgtttcgccttcggaactgaagaagccttctgagtagaaggcaaaacatcttcaaaagagaagaaaaatagtCCAGTTGACACGGAAAACTACCTttgataactatgacctggctgattgagaatttacacagacaagtACAAACTGACTAATTTGAGTGAAGTTTCTTATCAGCATTTGTTTGGAGACAGATAATCACAGACAATCTGTCAGTGTGAACAAAATCTATTGATTTACACTCCATCAGAGGCAACTGATCACTGGGGATCACTATCAATCTGTCCATTATATTCTGTCAATCACATGCTGACATCTGTGGGACATATGGACagaacacgcacacagacacactcaggtcatgtgaccattaATCTGGATTGAGGAACACTGCAGATTAGGACCTGTTCTGTTTCAGTTGTCTTCTGTCAGTCTACTTGTGGGGTCAATGGTCAGACTGATCACCTGGATCAATGAGCAGATCAATATTGTTAATCTTTTGGATTGTGGTGACAATATAACAGATTGAATTTCATAATTTGATAGTTGAGGAATTTTTTGTTGGAAATGTGCACCTCTGAAGCAGACGGCGGCACTTGGCGTGCAGTTATCACAGTGATCTCCGAGGCCAGACGTGTGATATCATGACGGCACTGTTACACATGTGATTATGTATGTTGACAACAGCCTGTTGATGTTAAATATCACCTATACACACTCAGGTGTTCTTGTCACTCTGCCGCCAAAACACAATGCtatcagcacttcctgttgtccaTTACTGCCGTCGTCATGACAAACATTCTCAAAAGTTTATTTGATTTAACTAATTTGAAAGTAGGAACGTTCCTCTGAGGAATATTCTCagattctgtttttctgttctgttccagATCAACACCAACGGATTTGTGGCGTTTACAGAGCCACCACCGGAGCACGAGTACCTCAGGAAAATGCCGGCCACTTTCAACTGCTGTCTTGCTGGGAGACCTGGACAACAGCGATGGCCGGGGGTCAGTCTACATCAGGCAGGACAGCAGTCCGGAGGTCCTGTGGCAAGCAGGGGAGCACATGGAGTGAGCTTTTCCTGGGAGCAATGAGGCAAAGCCTGTTGACACCTTTGTAATCACCTGGGATAATatagctgctgcagagagcagTGGGTGAGGCGATGAGCTGGACACTGACGTAAAGATCTCTTCTCTTTCTGCACTTTTCTGAAACTATTATTTTCAACTTCTGGAATGTTTGACTCTTTCTGCTTCACCTTCAGAGGAACACCTTCCAGTTGGTGGTGGCATCCACAAATGACTCCTCCTATGCCATCCTCATGTTCCCTCAGCATGGACTGCAGTTCCTCTCCACAATGCTAGGAGGCGTCCTCAAGACTGGCTTCAATGAAGGTCTGGTGGAGAGTTGGTTTTGGTCCACAAGGCATGGGCTGTACTTCTGTTCCTGCATTAATGAAGACTTGTTCATCAGGAACCTTCCTCAGTACggatgtgatgatgtcattcatgcaaaaacagcaaaaaaaacaacattttatccATGATTCTGGTGACGTTTTAACATGATTGCCTTCTTAGGGAAAACTGATAACTGTCATGGTTACTGGTCTAAACCACTGAGCCAGGAATGGGTGGCTCTGGTCCTTGAGACAttttgtgtcctaccaggctgaaactGCTTCCACCAAGTTTTCACCAACTTGTGTTTGAGAGCTTAAGTCAAAGATCAAGGTCACTGCTGAGAGGTGGCACTTATCTCCATTGACCTTGTACTTGAAACTTCAGGTTGCCCTCTAGTCAGGAGGTAACAGTAATCAAAAAATGAAACTAAGGAGAAAGAGGCTCTGTCCACATCCATTTAGCTATCCCATAGCCACAGTTACAGCTATAGCTTTGCTGTAACTACAATATGTGGTTGATAGAAACATGTTGCTCATGGTTGAAATCAGGTTTTGCCATGGGAAATAGAGTACGGGCACCATTGTTGAGAATGATGCTGTGTGGTTGAAACATTGAGGTAAactttcctgtttctgtgtttccaccTAGCAAGACAACGTCGGGGAGGAAAGGAGTTTGGGTCTATGagtctcctcgtcctccttcaGCATCACACCCGGAACAGCCTCTGACCTTCACGAGGAAGAAGAGGTAACTAAACCTCCATGAAGAGTGACCATAATTCCAAAGCAGCCTGAACAGGAGATGTTCCGCATAGTCTTCCATCCTCATGTGGTACCAGGAGAACAGCAGGAACTTCCAACTCAGACCCCCACTGTGAACCAAACCAGTGACTCAGAACCTAAAACTTTCACAACACTCACAATTGAAGAACTGGTTTACAGAGAACCAGACTAGACTGATAGCACAAACCCTCAGCATGTGACTGCCATGCCCACCTACACTTACTGTCCCAAACCCACGTACTTGGATCCATCTCGTCCAAGTTTCCTTCCCAACCAGTCCCAGGCTGTGATCCCTTCCCAACCTGTAAGTACCATCGGTGAGACCACCGGGCCAAGCCACCTTTCCGTGGAGCCCGTTTCCCAGGACCCTGGTCTGGTGGAGCGGCAGTTCACCGACTCTCAACCAGCACCACATTTCCAGCCCCATCCACCGGGGATTGTGATGGTGGATGAAGATCTGGATGAAAACAGTACGTGTCCTGTGAAGGCCAAACATTGTGGTGATTCAGTGTGGTTCTACATTTTTTTCGTATAGTTTGGAGACCCACGCCCACAACAGACACAAATGTTCCACCTTGGCCAACCGTAAGGATTACAGCAATAGGTACTGCTGCCATTGTAGGCTGGGTTTCTATGGAAACGGGAAGGACTGTGTCACAGAAGGTGCATTTGGTGTCCtggtgcccactctcctttaagtgtaagtggactgctcaATCCTGACCCCTCCTGAGAGAAAGAAACGTCGCAGCGTTTcgatcccctacctgtccggagtctctgagaagtttaggaggatcctccaaaaacacgacataccggttcatttcaaacccagcaacactctcagacagaggttagtacacccaaaggacaagacaccaagacccaaacaaagtaatgttgtttatgctatacagtgccaggagaaatgcaaggaactgtacattggggaaaccaaacaacctctccacagaagaatggcacgacacagacgcgccacctcttcgggtcaggattcagcagtccacttacacttaaaggagagtgggcactccttcaaggacagccaagtaaggatactggccagagaagaccgctggtttgaaagggatgtcaaggaagctatccatgtcaaattggaaaaaccatccttaaacagaggtggtggcctgaggcacttcctatcacccacatacaatgcagtcctccactccttccaacagcaaaacaaacattcacatcaTTCCAGGAGACCTAGTGACTCACCacgtgatccagcagacaaaggggagacacctcaacagaaactaggtgaacgacccgaccaatgaccctgctaacgactctcaggtgaccacccagatcattagcatgcaaattgtccacaggggctatatattttcaagctctctccccagtgatttcagaactgaagaagccttctggacagaagacgaaacgtcttcaagagaagaaacccagtccagttgacagagaaaactaccttgccCACTGATAATGTGAGAAGGAAGATCTGTGATGTTACAGCTGGTCTAAAGGCCAGAGTTCATGTTTCTCTAGTAAAGCTGTGGTTGCTCTTACACACATATGGAGCTGGGCAGAGTCTTGTCTCCATATTTTTGCAGTATCAGTAGAAGCTGTGGGAGGTAGTAATGAGCACTGAGGACACAACAAGCAGGAAAATTTCAATATTACCAGCATGATTTTCTTTGTCTTAACTCATCATGTGTCAGagtcctgatcctgaccctctCCTCAGACCTAGAAAGTCCAGAAGGCATTGCAGTCGATCACGTGTACCGTCTCCTTTTCTGGACCGATTCCCTGCATGACACAGTGGAGGTTTCCCAGCTGAATGGCAGCCAACGCTGTCCTGTTCCACGGGACCTGGTGAACCCACGACCCATCGTCACGAACCTGGTATACGGGTGAGAGTCAGACAAGAACCGTCTGACTGGTTTCTATCCTAACTGATTAGTCTAACTGGTTCCATTTCCTTGGTTCAGGCAGCTGTACTGGGCAGACTGGAACAGGGATGGATTTAAGATTGAAATGTCCAACATGGATGGGACAGATCAGACAATCTTGGTGaaagatgacctttgacctttacagGCATCAACTGTGCTGGGCTGATGCAGGTGAGTCTCCATCTTAGACCTCCACTACAGTTCCAGTCCTGTACAtcaatctcaaatcaaatcaatctttatttatattgcgtcttatacaatcaaaattgtttcaaggcgctttccagaatcccagggcctgaccccagacaagcaacagtggcaaggaaaaactcccctttaacaggaagacaccttgagcaggaccaggctcatgtagggggaccctcctgctgatggccggctgggtaaagagagaggagaagggcaaggacaggtagaggatagaataggtaggagaggagaggagaggggtagaggagaggagaggggtagaggaaaggagaagtagagtgaaggggaggtagaggagaggagaaggagaaggagaggagaggagaggcacagagcacagaaacacacaaaaatacgatatacaatcacttcagcggggccagaggtttattatgcagctccgaaggcggcgatacctgtaaataaataggggggggggggggggggggggagcagaaaaactacacaggaatcagcataactagtctgcttgatgaggaggaggaaaggagaggaaagaagaggagaggaaaccatgacccagtggggtgacagaggcctgtcaggtgatcatgtttccggaccccggcagccttggcctatagcagcatagctaagatgtgacctaatgacgatcccctaagtatgataatctgtctgtctatgatagtaactggaactacagaattagtagcaatacgctttttcaaagaggtaggttttaagtctgatcttaaaagtggcgatggaatcagcctcccgtacctggacagggagctgtttccatagcaggggggcctggtagctatgttaggccccccattctactcctagaaactctgggaaccacaagtagaccagcattctgagagcggagcggtctattgggctgataaggtatcactagctcctccaggtaggatggagctaggcctctgaggaccttgtaggtcagaagaagggttttaaaaattattctaaatttaacgggcagccaatgaagcgacgccattacaggagttatgtgatctcttttgtcaatacctgtcagaactctggctgcagcattttggctcaactggaggcttcttaaagagttgtttggacaccctgataataaagaattacaatagtccagcctggaagtaacaaaagcatgaattaacttttcagcatcatgccgcgtcagtagcttcctgatctttgagatgttcctcaggtgaaaataggcacttctagagactaatttaatgtgtgagttgaaggagagattttgatcaaaagttactccgagattcctcacagagagactagatgttaatgagataccatctagagcagGGGTAGGCAACctgcggctctggagccgcatgtgGCTCTTCAGCCTCCTTATAGTGGCTCCCGATGGCCAtgacaaaaaaacatggaatgtttttttttctttttttcttttattatggtCATTATGTGTTCATTTTGTTGCACAATTCCCCTAGGGTTTTAGTTGATACCatctaaataaagttttttaattattttttttataatttgtcACTTTAAATATATGTCACATCAACGTCAGCAGCCGTCGCCTTCACTTGCTGGTGGTACCACGGCGGGAACCCCTACCACTGTAAGCATGAaaagcccaaaaaagaaaaaattcagAAGAAAATAGAGAGTTTAATGCAGCGTGGACATCTGCTTTTGCATTCACCGCCAATGACGCTGGCTTACCTGCGTGCTTGATATGTGGCGAGAAACtatcaaacaacaaaaaaagtaaCGTTGAAAGACATTTTCAAAGCAAGCATTTAGCATTTGCTGAAAAATACCCAACCGAAGATGAGCGCCAGAGAGCAATTTCGGTTGAAGAGAGAAAACTATCTTTCAAAAAATGGATCAGCTCTCCACAGTCAACTACAGCTGCTAGTTTTTTGGCAGCTCAGGAGATCGTGAAGAGGGGTAAGCCGTTCACAGACGGAGAATACATAAAAGAAACGTTTATTCAAATATCAGAGCATCTATTCTccgattttaaaaacaaaaatgaaattgttCAGAAAATTAAAGACATGCCTCTCTCTGCAAAGACTGTTAAGGACAGGACCATTAAAATGGCAGCAAATATCAGTAGTAAGCAAATTGATGATATTAATTCAGCTCAAGCATTTTCAATTGCCTGTGATGAGTCAAGTGATGTAAACGATATTGAGCAGATAGCACTGTTATGCAGGTACGCCAATGCTAATGGGCCGCAGGAAGAACTGATTGAACTCATACCGCTTAAGGGCCAAACTCGGGGGCAGGACATTTGTGATGCTGTTGTGAGTTGTCTAAAAGATAAAGGGATAAACACCACTCACCTAGTGTCGGTATCTACTGACGGGGCGCCAAGTATGAGAGGAGCACAGAAGGGCTTTGTGAATTTACTTCAAAAGTCACTGGGCCGAGATCTGATGACGTTTCACTGCATTATCCACCAAGAAGCACTTTGCGCACAAACATTTCCCCCTGAATGTGTGGAAGTAATGAACCTTGTTATTAAGATAGTGAACAAAATAATTGCGAATGGGTTAAGCCACCGACAGTTTTGTTCGTTGTTAGAAGAAGTCGAAAACACGTATTCAGATCTcctgctgcacaacagagtCTGGTGGCTGTCCAGGGGGGAGGTGCTGAAACGCTTCGCTGCCTGTCTGGAGCACGTAAAAACCTTCTTGGGAAATAAAGGCCTTGGGTATCCTGAACTGGAAGACCCATCTTGGCTGGAAAAGTTTTACTTCATGGTGGACATGACAAGTTACTTGAACATGCTGAATAAAAATCTCCAAGGACAGGGAAGCACGGCACTGCACATGCTGGAGGAGATTTTGGCATTTGAGCGCAAGATGACAGTGTTCGCCAGAGATGTACAAAATGGCACGCTCTCTCACTTCCCCTCCCTAAGAGAGTTCAAAGAAGCAAACAATCACATAAATTGTGATTATTTCCACCGTGCCATTACTGCAATGCAAGCTGCATTTGAAAAAAGGTTCAGTGAGTTCAGAAAGGAGAAACAGactctctctttccctgtcgCACCACTGAACAGCGACCCATCCCTGCTG is a window from the Takifugu rubripes chromosome 17, fTakRub1.2, whole genome shotgun sequence genome containing:
- the LOC115253360 gene encoding general transcription factor II-I repeat domain-containing protein 2A-like, which gives rise to MPLSAKTVKDRTIKMAANISSKQIDDINSAQAFSIACDESSDVNDIEQIALLCRYANANGPQEELIELIPLKGQTRGQDICDAVVSCLKDKGINTTHLVSVSTDGAPSMRGAQKGFVNLLQKSLGRDLMTFHCIIHQEALCAQTFPPECVEVMNLVIKIVNKIIANGLSHRQFCSLLEEVENTYSDLLLHNRVWWLSRGEVLKRFAACLEHVKTFLGNKGLGYPELEDPSWLEKFYFMVDMTSYLNMLNKNLQGQGSTALHMLEEILAFERKMTVFARDVQNGTLSHFPSLREFKEANNHINCDYFHRAITAMQAAFEKRFSEFRKEKQTLSFPVAPLNSDPSLLNTSAFTGVSKPDLEIELADIADKVLWVNKFKSLSADLEEVVRQRATLAKEHKWSDMEQLPQPDKLIFATWNAIPDTYINMKRCAFGVLSIFGSTYLCEQVFSSMNIIKSKYRSRFTSETLQSCVKMKVTSYSADIGKICREMQTQKSH